One genomic segment of Coffea arabica cultivar ET-39 chromosome 6e, Coffea Arabica ET-39 HiFi, whole genome shotgun sequence includes these proteins:
- the LOC113694488 gene encoding uncharacterized protein has product MAETILTSPGNFQLTNSCLSACCFLLKCIHRGQVLPTQFESLLHQHHCNRIILRFGLRQWPIIVTDHRFAQGWDVFCEHNIVKRHDTLLLQHSRNLIFDVIHFCELQKQVLLPWTVPLPDLLHMNAIASRDDIHMAAGQQQVASSLRPNFCQDLSDSVCFYQIFNSATPNSLKIPRFIDHFINGIKTPMLLINTGHRSAQIGVKHKRLHQNWRDFVLQHQLQHNETLVFVLESENIFTVLIFDDTGVEKIFPWYHTFNVYSDA; this is encoded by the exons ATGGCAGAAACAATCTTAACATCTCCAGGAAATTTTCAACTGACAAATAGCTGCTTATCAGCATGCTGTTTTCTACTCAAATGCATCCACAGAGGACAG GTATTACCTACTCAGTTTGAATCATTACTTCATCAACACCACTGCAATAGAATTATTTTGAGGTTTGGACTGCGGCAATGGCCTATCATAGTTACGGATCATAGATTCGCACAAGGATGGGATGTTTTTTGTGAACACAACATTGTTAAAAGGCATGACACGCTATTACTTCAACATAGCAGGAATCTAATATTTGATGTCATTCACTTTTGTGAATTGCAAAAACAAGTTCTTTTGCCTTGGACCGTTCCCCTACCAGACCTGTTGCACATGAATGCCATTGCATCAAGAG ATGATATCCACATGGCCGCTGGACAGCAGCAAGTTGCTTCCTCGCTGAGGCCAAATTTCTGTCAAGATCTATCTGATTCGGTGTGCTTTTATCAAATCTTTAACTCGGCAACTCCAAACAGTTTG AAAATTCCGCGTTTTATTGATCACTTCATCAATGGTATCAAGACTCCCATGTTACTTATCAACACTGGACACAGAAGTGCTCAAATTGGTGTAAAGCATAAACGCCTTCACCAAAACTGGAGAGATTTCGTTCTTCAACATCAATTGCAGCACAACGAAACTCTTGTCTTTGTTCTGGAATCTGAAAATATATTTACAGTTTTGATCTTCGATGATACCGGAGTTGAAAAAATTTTTCCTTGGTATCACACATTCAATGTTTATTCGGATGCTTAA